The following are encoded in a window of Streptomyces sp. 11x1 genomic DNA:
- a CDS encoding SRPBCC family protein has product MVLFLLERLTPLPVDRAWRLLTDWPRHADVVPLTRVTVRTPPPTGEGTVFVARSGVGPLAFDDSMEVALWQPPEAGAPGKCRLVKRGSFVTGWAEIEVHPYGDGASRTVWREDLRVRWLPGLFDGPLAWTARRMFGRAMDGLLGDDGRRPH; this is encoded by the coding sequence GTGGTTCTCTTCCTCCTGGAACGCCTCACTCCGCTTCCCGTGGACCGCGCCTGGCGGCTCCTGACCGACTGGCCCCGGCACGCGGACGTCGTACCGCTGACCCGCGTCACCGTGCGCACGCCTCCGCCGACCGGAGAGGGCACGGTCTTCGTGGCCCGCAGCGGTGTGGGGCCGCTCGCCTTCGACGACTCGATGGAGGTCGCTCTCTGGCAGCCACCGGAGGCCGGAGCTCCCGGTAAGTGCCGTCTGGTCAAGCGTGGTTCGTTCGTCACCGGCTGGGCCGAGATCGAGGTCCATCCGTACGGTGACGGCGCCTCCCGCACGGTCTGGCGCGAGGACCTGCGGGTGCGATGGCTGCCGGGTCTCTTCGACGGCCCGCTGGCGTGGACGGCGAGACGAATGTTCGGCCGCGCCATGGACGGACTGCTCGGGGACGACGGCCGACGGCCGCACTGA
- a CDS encoding class I SAM-dependent methyltransferase: MSTHRHTTTRESYDTVATDYEKLLRDELAQSPFERAMLGVFAERVLGAGGGRVADLGCGPGRITGHLASLGLDICGMDLSPQMVAVARWAHPRLRFDVGTMTALDFEDGCLAGALAWYSTVHTPPDELPLVFRELHRVLAPGGLLAMAYKVGDGSAHLTHAYGHPLDLDVYRFPPERIAGMLGDAGFVESARLVREADGPGTTANTPQAYVLARKPG; this comes from the coding sequence ATGAGCACACACCGCCACACCACCACCCGGGAGTCCTACGACACGGTTGCCACCGACTACGAGAAGCTGCTGAGAGACGAGTTGGCGCAGAGCCCGTTCGAGCGAGCCATGCTCGGAGTGTTCGCCGAACGGGTGCTGGGTGCCGGGGGCGGACGCGTCGCGGATCTGGGATGCGGGCCGGGGCGGATCACCGGGCATCTGGCCTCGCTGGGGCTCGACATCTGTGGCATGGACCTCTCGCCGCAGATGGTCGCCGTGGCCCGCTGGGCCCATCCGCGACTCCGGTTCGACGTGGGCACGATGACCGCGCTCGACTTCGAGGACGGCTGCCTGGCGGGAGCACTCGCCTGGTACTCCACGGTGCACACCCCGCCCGACGAACTCCCGCTTGTGTTCCGCGAGTTACATCGCGTCCTCGCCCCCGGCGGGCTCCTCGCGATGGCGTACAAGGTGGGCGACGGGTCCGCCCACCTGACTCATGCCTACGGGCACCCCCTCGACCTCGACGTCTACCGTTTCCCGCCCGAACGGATCGCCGGGATGCTGGGGGACGCCGGGTTCGTGGAGTCGGCCCGGCTCGTGCGGGAGGCCGACGGGCCGGGCACCACGGCGAACACCCCTCAGGCGTACGTGCTGGCGCGCAAGCCGGGGTGA
- a CDS encoding XdhC/CoxI family protein — MLDIAEELYRWVGQGRDFAVATVVAVGGSAPRQPGAALAVDADGTAIGSVSGGCVEGAVYDLCRQALEDGEPVLERFGYSDEDAFAVGLTCGGIIDILVTPVRAGDPVRPVAGAALASAAGGEAAALARIVSGPAELRGRALLVRPDGSYDGGYGAHPELDRTVAAEARALLDAGRTGTLEIGEQGSRCGAPLTILVESSVPPPRMIVFGAIDFASALVRIGKFLGCHVTVCDARPVFATHTRFPEADEIVVDWPHRYLERTSVDARTVLCVLTHDAKFDVPLLRLALRLPVAYVGAMGSRRTHLDRNQRLREVGVTELELARLRSPIGLDLGARTPEETALSIAAEIVADRRGGSGVSLTGAHTPIHHDTPRALTELPSLRVS, encoded by the coding sequence ATGCTGGACATCGCCGAAGAGCTGTACCGGTGGGTCGGGCAGGGGCGTGACTTCGCCGTGGCCACCGTGGTGGCCGTCGGCGGCAGCGCCCCCCGGCAGCCGGGCGCCGCCCTCGCGGTGGACGCCGACGGCACGGCGATCGGCTCGGTCTCCGGCGGCTGCGTCGAGGGCGCCGTCTACGACCTGTGCCGCCAGGCGCTGGAGGACGGCGAACCCGTCCTCGAACGCTTCGGCTACAGCGACGAGGACGCCTTCGCCGTCGGTCTCACCTGTGGCGGGATCATCGACATCCTGGTGACACCGGTGCGGGCCGGCGACCCCGTCCGCCCGGTGGCCGGCGCCGCGCTCGCCTCGGCGGCGGGCGGGGAGGCGGCGGCCCTCGCCCGGATCGTCTCCGGCCCGGCGGAACTGCGGGGCCGGGCGCTGCTGGTCCGCCCGGACGGCTCGTACGACGGCGGGTACGGGGCCCACCCCGAACTGGACCGTACGGTCGCCGCCGAGGCCCGCGCCCTCCTGGATGCCGGCCGCACCGGCACCCTGGAGATCGGAGAGCAGGGCTCACGCTGCGGAGCGCCGCTCACGATCCTGGTCGAGTCCTCGGTCCCGCCGCCCCGGATGATCGTCTTCGGTGCGATCGACTTCGCGTCGGCGCTCGTCCGGATCGGCAAGTTCCTCGGCTGCCACGTGACCGTCTGCGACGCCCGGCCCGTCTTCGCCACCCACACCCGCTTCCCCGAGGCGGACGAGATCGTCGTCGACTGGCCCCACAGGTACCTGGAGCGCACCTCCGTCGACGCCCGCACGGTCCTCTGCGTCCTCACCCACGACGCCAAGTTCGACGTCCCGCTCCTGCGCCTCGCCCTGCGGCTCCCCGTCGCCTACGTCGGCGCCATGGGCTCCCGCCGCACCCACCTCGACCGCAACCAACGCCTCCGCGAAGTCGGCGTCACCGAGCTGGAGTTGGCCCGGCTCAGGTCCCCGATCGGGCTCGACCTCGGCGCACGCACGCCGGAGGAGACGGCCCTGTCGATCGCCGCCGAGATCGTCGCCGACCGGCGGGGCGGCAGCGGCGTCTCCCTGACCGGCGCGCACACCCCGATCCACCACGACACCCCACGCGCCCTCACGGAACTGCCGAGCCTCCGCGTCTCCTGA
- a CDS encoding NCS2 family permease, giving the protein MTQQSLKPRTAPDGTPDPPGRSRLDRYFHITHRGSTLAREVRGGVTTFMAMAYILLLNPLILSGPDAAGATLGQKALITATALAAAVSTLLMGVVGRVPLALAAGLSVSGVIASQVAPQMTWPQAMGMCVMYGVVIMLLVVTGLREMIMNAIPLALKHAITMGIGLFVALIGFYKAGFVHQGKATPVSLGPTGELAGWPVLLFAVTLLTIFMLQARGVPGAILLGIVGGTVVAVLLNALDVIDPKQWAGGAPELHGSAVSMPDFSLFGHVEFGGWGDVGAMTVGMIVFTLVLAGFFDAMATIIGVGTEAGLADDKGRMPGLSKALFIDGAGGAIGGVAGGSGQTVFVESATGVGEGARTGLSSVVTGLFFAACLFFTPLTAIVPGEVAAAALVVIGAMMMTNARHVDWSDRATAIPVFLTVVIMPFTYSITAGVAAGVVSYVAIKLAQGRAREIGAFMWGLTAVFVVFFALDPIESWLGVH; this is encoded by the coding sequence ATGACCCAGCAGTCGCTCAAGCCGAGGACGGCCCCCGACGGCACCCCCGACCCGCCCGGCCGGTCCCGCCTCGACCGGTACTTCCACATCACCCACCGAGGATCCACGCTCGCCCGAGAGGTCCGCGGCGGCGTCACCACCTTCATGGCGATGGCGTACATCCTCCTGCTCAACCCGCTCATCCTCTCCGGCCCGGACGCCGCCGGCGCCACCCTCGGCCAGAAGGCCCTGATCACGGCGACCGCGCTCGCCGCGGCCGTCAGCACGCTCCTCATGGGCGTCGTCGGCCGGGTCCCGCTCGCGCTCGCCGCCGGCCTCTCCGTCTCCGGCGTCATCGCCTCGCAGGTCGCCCCGCAGATGACCTGGCCGCAGGCGATGGGCATGTGTGTGATGTACGGAGTGGTCATCATGCTTCTGGTCGTCACCGGCCTCCGCGAGATGATCATGAACGCCATCCCGCTGGCCCTGAAGCACGCGATCACCATGGGGATCGGTCTGTTCGTCGCGCTGATCGGGTTCTACAAGGCCGGATTCGTGCACCAGGGCAAGGCGACCCCGGTCAGCCTCGGCCCCACCGGCGAACTCGCCGGCTGGCCCGTCCTCCTCTTCGCGGTCACCCTTCTCACGATCTTCATGCTCCAGGCCCGGGGCGTCCCCGGCGCGATCCTGCTCGGGATCGTCGGCGGGACGGTCGTAGCCGTGCTCCTCAACGCCCTCGACGTCATCGACCCGAAGCAATGGGCGGGCGGCGCACCCGAGTTGCACGGCAGCGCGGTCTCGATGCCGGACTTCTCGCTCTTCGGGCACGTCGAGTTCGGCGGCTGGGGCGACGTCGGCGCGATGACGGTCGGCATGATCGTCTTCACGCTCGTCCTCGCCGGGTTCTTCGACGCGATGGCCACCATCATCGGCGTCGGCACGGAGGCGGGGCTCGCCGACGACAAGGGCCGGATGCCCGGACTGTCCAAGGCGCTGTTCATCGACGGTGCGGGCGGCGCGATCGGCGGTGTGGCCGGCGGCTCCGGTCAGACGGTGTTCGTCGAGTCGGCGACCGGGGTCGGCGAGGGCGCCCGCACGGGCCTCTCCTCCGTCGTCACCGGCCTGTTCTTCGCGGCCTGTCTGTTCTTCACCCCGCTCACGGCGATCGTGCCCGGCGAGGTCGCCGCGGCCGCGCTCGTCGTCATCGGCGCCATGATGATGACGAACGCCCGGCACGTCGACTGGTCCGACCGCGCCACCGCGATCCCGGTCTTCCTGACCGTCGTGATCATGCCGTTCACGTACTCCATCACCGCGGGCGTCGCCGCCGGCGTCGTCTCCTACGTCGCCATCAAGCTCGCCCAGGGCCGGGCGAGGGAGATCGGCGCGTTCATGTGGGGCCTGACGGCGGTGTTCGTCGTCTTCTTCGCCCTCGACCCGATCGAGAGCTGGCTGGGCGTGCACTAG
- a CDS encoding molybdopterin cofactor-binding domain-containing protein gives MGTTGLPTHLTQGSRTRGGIGESTLRPDGTLKVTGEFAYSSDMWHEDMLWGQILRSTVAHAEILSIDTAEALATPGVHAVMTYDDLPTDVRNYGLEIQDTPVLAHGKVRHHGEPVAIVAADHPETARRAAAKIKVEYRELPVITDEASATAPDAVLVHEGRDDHHVAHVAHPNIVHRQPIIRGDVAAARERADVIVEGEYVFGMQDQAFLGPESGLAVPAEDGGVDLYIATQWLHSDLRQIAPVLGLPEDKVRMTLAGVGGAFGGREDLSMQIHACLLALRTGKPVKIVYNRFESFFGHVHRHPAKLHYEHGATRDGRLTHLKARIVLDGGAYASASPAVVGNAASLGAGPYVIEDVDIEALALYTNNPPCGAMRGFGAVQACFAYEAQMDKLAAELGMDPVEFRQINAMEQGTALPTGQVVDSPAPVAELLRRVKAMPLPPEQQWLTAGEAADVRQLPGGLSNTTHGEGVVRGVGYAVGIKNVGFSEGFDDYSTARVRMEVVGGEPVATVHTAMAEVGQGGITVHAQIARTELGVTQVTINPADTQVGSAGSTSASRQTYVTGGAVRNSCELVREKVLELGRRKFGTYHPAWATAELLLEGGKVVTDAGEVLADLVDVLGDEAVEVEAEWRHRPTEPFDLRTGEGFGHVQYSFAAHRAVVEVDTELGMVKVVELACAQDVGKALNPLSVVGQIQGGTTQGLGIAVMEEIVVDPKTAKVRNPSFTDYLIPTILDTPTIPVDVLELADDHAPYGLRGVGEAPTLSSTPAVLAAIRSATGLELNRTPVRPEHLTGTA, from the coding sequence ATGGGAACCACCGGCCTGCCCACCCACCTCACCCAGGGCTCCCGCACCAGGGGCGGCATCGGCGAGTCCACGCTCCGCCCGGACGGCACCCTCAAGGTCACCGGCGAGTTCGCGTACTCCTCCGACATGTGGCACGAGGACATGCTCTGGGGCCAGATCCTGCGCTCCACGGTCGCCCACGCCGAGATCCTCTCCATCGACACGGCCGAGGCGCTGGCCACCCCCGGCGTCCACGCCGTGATGACCTACGACGACCTTCCCACCGACGTCAGGAACTACGGCCTGGAGATCCAGGACACCCCGGTCCTCGCCCACGGCAAGGTCCGCCACCACGGCGAGCCCGTCGCGATCGTCGCCGCCGACCACCCGGAGACCGCGCGCCGCGCCGCCGCCAAGATCAAGGTGGAGTACCGCGAACTGCCGGTCATCACCGACGAGGCCTCCGCAACCGCGCCGGACGCCGTCCTCGTCCACGAGGGCCGCGACGACCACCACGTCGCGCATGTCGCGCACCCGAACATCGTCCACCGCCAGCCGATCATCCGCGGCGACGTGGCGGCGGCCCGCGAGCGCGCCGACGTGATCGTCGAGGGCGAGTACGTCTTCGGCATGCAGGACCAGGCATTCCTCGGCCCCGAGTCAGGCCTCGCCGTGCCCGCCGAGGACGGCGGTGTCGACCTCTACATCGCCACCCAGTGGCTCCACTCCGACCTGCGCCAGATCGCGCCCGTGCTCGGCCTGCCCGAGGACAAGGTCCGCATGACCCTGGCCGGCGTCGGCGGCGCCTTCGGCGGCCGCGAGGACCTGTCGATGCAGATCCACGCCTGCCTGCTGGCCCTGCGCACCGGCAAACCGGTCAAGATCGTCTACAACCGCTTCGAGTCCTTCTTCGGGCACGTCCACCGCCACCCCGCGAAGCTGCACTACGAGCACGGGGCCACGCGCGACGGCAGGCTCACCCACCTCAAGGCCCGCATCGTCCTCGACGGCGGCGCCTACGCCTCCGCCTCCCCGGCCGTCGTCGGCAACGCGGCCTCCCTCGGCGCCGGCCCGTACGTCATCGAGGACGTCGACATCGAGGCCCTCGCCCTCTACACCAACAACCCGCCCTGCGGCGCGATGCGCGGCTTCGGCGCGGTCCAGGCGTGCTTCGCCTACGAGGCACAGATGGACAAGCTGGCGGCGGAGCTCGGCATGGACCCGGTGGAGTTCCGGCAGATCAACGCCATGGAGCAGGGCACCGCCCTGCCGACCGGCCAGGTCGTCGACTCCCCGGCCCCGGTCGCCGAACTCCTGCGCCGCGTCAAGGCGATGCCCCTGCCGCCCGAGCAGCAGTGGCTCACGGCGGGCGAGGCGGCGGACGTACGACAGCTGCCGGGCGGCCTGTCCAACACCACGCACGGCGAGGGCGTCGTCCGGGGCGTCGGCTACGCGGTCGGCATCAAGAACGTCGGCTTCTCCGAGGGCTTCGACGACTACTCGACCGCGCGGGTCCGGATGGAGGTCGTCGGCGGTGAACCCGTCGCCACCGTCCACACGGCCATGGCGGAGGTCGGCCAGGGCGGCATCACCGTACACGCGCAGATCGCCCGCACGGAGCTGGGCGTCACCCAGGTGACGATCAACCCGGCGGACACCCAGGTGGGTTCGGCCGGATCGACCTCCGCGTCCCGCCAGACGTACGTCACGGGCGGCGCCGTCCGGAACAGCTGCGAGCTGGTGCGGGAGAAGGTATTGGAGCTGGGGCGCCGCAAGTTCGGTACGTACCACCCCGCGTGGGCGACGGCCGAGTTGCTGCTGGAGGGCGGCAAGGTCGTCACCGATGCAGGCGAGGTCCTGGCCGACCTGGTGGACGTCCTCGGGGACGAGGCCGTCGAGGTCGAGGCGGAGTGGCGGCACCGGCCGACCGAACCGTTCGACCTGCGCACCGGGGAGGGCTTCGGGCACGTCCAGTACTCCTTCGCCGCGCACCGCGCCGTCGTCGAGGTCGACACCGAGCTGGGCATGGTCAAGGTCGTCGAACTGGCCTGCGCGCAGGACGTCGGCAAGGCGCTCAACCCGCTCTCCGTGGTGGGCCAGATCCAGGGCGGCACGACCCAGGGGCTGGGCATCGCGGTCATGGAGGAGATCGTCGTCGACCCGAAGACCGCGAAGGTGCGCAACCCCTCCTTCACGGACTACCTCATCCCCACGATCCTCGACACGCCGACCATCCCCGTCGACGTGCTCGAACTCGCCGACGACCACGCGCCGTACGGGCTGCGTGGGGTGGGCGAGGCGCCGACCCTGTCGTCGACTCCGGCCGTGCTCGCGGCGATTCGCTCCGCGACGGGGCTGGAGCTGAACAGGACGCCGGTACGGCCGGAGCATCTGACCGGCACGGCGTAG
- a CDS encoding 2Fe-2S iron-sulfur cluster-binding protein has translation MRVSFTVNGRPQEADDVWEGESLLYVLRERMGLPGSKNACEQGECGSCTVRLDGVPVCSCLVAAGQVEGREVVTVEGLADFAKQRAAHGGCASGACGTPATGGTPLDEAKRWAAQGQDSHTGEGTGESPRVTLSPIQQAFIDAGAVQCGFCTPGLLVAADEMLERHPNPSDADIREALSGNLCRCTGYEKIMDAVRLAAARQSEGV, from the coding sequence ATGCGCGTCAGTTTCACGGTCAACGGCCGTCCGCAGGAAGCCGACGACGTGTGGGAGGGCGAGTCCCTGCTGTACGTGCTGCGGGAGCGGATGGGGCTGCCGGGCTCCAAGAACGCCTGTGAGCAGGGCGAGTGCGGGTCCTGCACGGTCCGCCTCGACGGCGTCCCGGTGTGTTCGTGCCTGGTGGCCGCCGGACAGGTCGAGGGCCGCGAGGTCGTCACGGTCGAGGGGCTCGCGGACTTCGCCAAGCAGCGGGCCGCGCACGGTGGTTGCGCGTCCGGCGCGTGCGGTACGCCCGCCACGGGAGGGACCCCGCTCGACGAGGCCAAGCGGTGGGCGGCCCAGGGGCAGGACTCGCACACCGGAGAAGGCACCGGCGAATCCCCGCGTGTGACGCTCTCTCCGATCCAGCAGGCGTTCATCGACGCCGGAGCCGTCCAGTGCGGCTTCTGCACACCGGGTCTGCTGGTCGCGGCCGACGAGATGCTGGAACGCCACCCGAACCCGAGCGACGCGGACATCCGCGAGGCGCTCTCGGGCAACCTGTGCCGTTGCACCGGCTACGAGAAGATCATGGACGCGGTCCGCCTCGCGGCCGCCCGGCAGTCCGAAGGGGTCTGA
- a CDS encoding xanthine dehydrogenase family protein subunit M, protein MDFLRPASWEEALAAKAEHPTAVPIAGGTDVMVEINFDHRRPEYLLDLNRIGELSEWEVGEGTVRLGASVPYTRIMEDLRTELPGLALASHTVASPQIRNRGGVGGNLGTASPAGDAHPALLAAGAQVEAESVRGTRLIPIDDFYTGVKRNALAPDELIRAVHIDKADGPQQYSKVGTRNAMVIAVCAFGLALHPSSRTVRTGIGSAAPTPVRARAAEEFLNAALDEGGFWDNGRIITPSVAKQFADLCAGACNPIDDVRGTASYRRHAVGVMARRTLMWTWESYRGTARATEGVA, encoded by the coding sequence ATGGACTTCCTTCGCCCCGCCAGCTGGGAGGAGGCGCTCGCCGCGAAGGCCGAGCACCCCACGGCTGTGCCGATCGCCGGCGGCACCGACGTCATGGTCGAGATCAACTTCGACCACCGTCGGCCCGAGTATCTGCTCGACCTGAACCGCATCGGCGAACTCTCCGAATGGGAGGTCGGCGAGGGGACGGTGCGCCTCGGCGCGTCCGTCCCGTACACCCGGATCATGGAGGACCTCCGTACCGAGCTGCCCGGCCTCGCCCTGGCCTCGCACACGGTCGCCTCCCCGCAGATCCGCAACCGCGGCGGCGTCGGCGGCAACCTCGGCACCGCCTCCCCGGCCGGCGACGCCCACCCGGCCCTCCTCGCGGCGGGAGCCCAGGTAGAGGCCGAGTCCGTACGGGGCACACGGCTCATCCCCATCGACGACTTCTACACCGGCGTCAAGCGCAACGCCCTCGCGCCGGACGAGCTGATCCGCGCGGTGCACATCGACAAGGCGGACGGGCCCCAGCAGTACTCGAAGGTCGGCACCCGCAACGCCATGGTCATCGCCGTGTGCGCCTTCGGGCTCGCCCTGCATCCGTCGTCGCGCACCGTCCGTACCGGCATCGGCTCGGCCGCGCCGACCCCCGTCCGGGCCCGGGCCGCCGAGGAGTTCCTGAACGCGGCCCTCGACGAGGGCGGTTTCTGGGACAACGGCCGGATCATCACCCCGTCGGTCGCCAAGCAGTTCGCGGACCTGTGCGCCGGCGCCTGCAACCCGATCGACGACGTACGCGGCACCGCGAGCTACCGCCGCCACGCGGTCGGTGTCATGGCCCGCCGCACGCTCATGTGGACCTGGGAGTCGTACCGCGGCACCGCCCGCGCCACGGAGGGAGTCGCGTAA